AGAACGGCGCGGCCGCGGCCGCCAAGCCGACCCCGGCGGGCAGCCGCAACGACGGCTCAATGCCCTGAACGGTGCCCCGTTCAGGCCGAGGCCGCCGCAGGCGCGGTGGCCAGCCTGAGCACCTCGCCGTGCTGCGGCACGCGCACCGGCCAGCCCAGTTCATCCTTGATGCGCAGGCGCAGGCTGTCGGCTGCGCCCGGATCACCGTGCACCACCATCACCTGCCCGGGGGGCTGCGGCAGGCTGCGCAGCCAGTCGAGGATGCCGTTGGCATCGGCATGCGAGGAGAACGAGGCCAAGTGGTGCACCTCGGCCTTCACCGCCACGTACTGGCCGGCGATCTTCACCTCGCGAGCGCCCGTCACCATCTTGCTGCCGCGGCTGCCCGGCACCTGGTAGCCGGGGAAGACCACCGCGTTGCGCGGGTTCGGGGCGAGCGCTGCCAGGTGCTGCAGCACCCGTCCACCGGTGGCCATGCCACTGGACGAGAGGATCAGCGCCGGCCCCTTGCGGCGTGACAGCCGCTGCGACTCGGCCGGCGTCGCCACCACCCGCACCCCTTCGCACAGCGCACGCTCCTCGGCCGCCGAGAGCTTGAGCAGCCGGCGGTGCTGGTGGTAGATCAGCGTGGCCTCCTGCGCCATCGGGCTGTCCAGGTAGATCGGCAGGTCTGCCGGGATCTCGCCGGCATGCTTCAGGCGCTGCAGCACCAGCATCAGCGCCTGGGCGCGCCCGACCGCGAAGGTCGGCACCAGCACCGTGCCGCCACGCCGTGCGGTGCGGCGGACGATCTCGCCCAGGCGGGCCTGCGCGTCGTCGCCGGGGTGCAGGCGGTCGCCGTAGGTGCTCTCCACCAGCAGCACGTCCGCGGCGGAAGGCAGGGTCTGCGGGGCGGGCATCAGCAGGTCGTCCGAGCGGCCCAGGTCGCCGGAGAAAAGCACCTGGTGCTGGCCGTCGCCCAGGCTGACCGCGCAGGCGCCCAGCAGGTGCCCCACCGGGGTGAGCCGGGCCTGCCACCCGGGGGTGGGCTTGAAGGCCTTGCCGGTGCTCACCGGCCTGAACTGGTCCAGCGCCCGCTGGGCATCGCGCACGG
The Sphaerotilus microaerophilus DNA segment above includes these coding regions:
- a CDS encoding MBL fold metallo-hydrolase RNA specificity domain-containing protein encodes the protein MQIEFLGAADCVTGSRHLVQSNGTRVLLDCGMFQGWKALRERNWAPLTVPSHEVDAVILSHAHLDHSGWLPALVRQGFRGPIWCSQATHDLAQVILLDAAHLQEEDARRANRGGWSRHAPALPLYTVRDAQRALDQFRPVSTGKAFKPTPGWQARLTPVGHLLGACAVSLGDGQHQVLFSGDLGRSDDLLMPAPQTLPSAADVLLVESTYGDRLHPGDDAQARLGEIVRRTARRGGTVLVPTFAVGRAQALMLVLQRLKHAGEIPADLPIYLDSPMAQEATLIYHQHRRLLKLSAAEERALCEGVRVVATPAESQRLSRRKGPALILSSSGMATGGRVLQHLAALAPNPRNAVVFPGYQVPGSRGSKMVTGAREVKIAGQYVAVKAEVHHLASFSSHADANGILDWLRSLPQPPGQVMVVHGDPGAADSLRLRIKDELGWPVRVPQHGEVLRLATAPAAASA